One segment of Babylonia areolata isolate BAREFJ2019XMU chromosome 24, ASM4173473v1, whole genome shotgun sequence DNA contains the following:
- the LOC143299056 gene encoding malonyl-[acyl-carrier protein] O-methyltransferase-like isoform X2, with protein MDKQGDLFDDVVTLSQVIYRPGISVEESQDLYNKWASLGCYDQLSEEANFTNANDQIMSAVLELFPTRRDISILDVGAGTGIIGQRLHDEGFRCLDALDPSTGMLKLAEKRKVYRRCICSFFTQDPTDGIENDTYDVLLLCGVCSPGAMQVEAFKEAIRIVKPGGYIVNCMRAEYLQTMAEYKDRWVMCLDQLVKEGKWTLVSEQKYPNHIFQLEGLRLIHKVVKTLRGLQGNTAADGLTV; from the exons ATGGACAAACAAGGAGATTTGTTCGACGACGTTGTGACCTTGAGTCAGGTGATATATCGTCCAGGCATCAGCGTCGAGGAGTCTCAGGATCTCTACAACAAGTGGGCTTCTCTCGGATGTTATGATCAG CTGTCTGAGGAAGCCAACTTCACCAACGCCAATGACCAGATCATGTCGGCAGTGCTGGAACTTTTCCCCACCCGACGTGACATCAGCATCCTGGATGTTGGGGCTGGAACCGGAATTATCGGGCAGAGG CTGCATGACGAAGGGTTTCGCTGCCTGGATGCCCTGGATCCTTCCACAGGGATGCTGAAGCTGGCTGAGAAGAGGAAAGTCTACCGCCGTTGTATCTGCAGCTTCTTCACTCAGGACCCCACCGACGGCATTGAAAACG ACACGTACGACGTACTgctgttgtgtggggtgtgttcacCTGGGGCTATGCAGGTGGAGGCTTTCAAAGAGGCTATCAGGATCGTGAAGccag GTGGCTACATCGTGAACTGTATGCGAGCGGAGTATTTGCAAACGATGGCGGAATACAAAGACCGCTGGGTCATGTGCCTTGACCAGCTGGTGAAAGAGGGCAAGTGGACACTGGTCAGCGAGCAGAAATACCCCAACCATATCTTTCAGCTCGAGGGGCTGCGACTGATCCACAAAGTCGTAAAAACACTGCGTGGGCTGCAAGGAAATACTGCTGCTGATGGTTTGACAGTATAA
- the LOC143299056 gene encoding uncharacterized protein LOC143299056 isoform X1: MCSQDPHSGNMDKQGDLFDDVVTLSQVIYRPGISVEESQDLYNKWASLGCYDQLSEEANFTNANDQIMSAVLELFPTRRDISILDVGAGTGIIGQRLHDEGFRCLDALDPSTGMLKLAEKRKVYRRCICSFFTQDPTDGIENDTYDVLLLCGVCSPGAMQVEAFKEAIRIVKPGGYIVNCMRAEYLQTMAEYKDRWVMCLDQLVKEGKWTLVSEQKYPNHIFQLEGLRLIHKVVKTLRGLQGNTAADGLTV, from the exons ATGTGCAGTCAAGACCCCCATAGTGGAAACATGGACAAACAAGGAGATTTGTTCGACGACGTTGTGACCTTGAGTCAGGTGATATATCGTCCAGGCATCAGCGTCGAGGAGTCTCAGGATCTCTACAACAAGTGGGCTTCTCTCGGATGTTATGATCAG CTGTCTGAGGAAGCCAACTTCACCAACGCCAATGACCAGATCATGTCGGCAGTGCTGGAACTTTTCCCCACCCGACGTGACATCAGCATCCTGGATGTTGGGGCTGGAACCGGAATTATCGGGCAGAGG CTGCATGACGAAGGGTTTCGCTGCCTGGATGCCCTGGATCCTTCCACAGGGATGCTGAAGCTGGCTGAGAAGAGGAAAGTCTACCGCCGTTGTATCTGCAGCTTCTTCACTCAGGACCCCACCGACGGCATTGAAAACG ACACGTACGACGTACTgctgttgtgtggggtgtgttcacCTGGGGCTATGCAGGTGGAGGCTTTCAAAGAGGCTATCAGGATCGTGAAGccag GTGGCTACATCGTGAACTGTATGCGAGCGGAGTATTTGCAAACGATGGCGGAATACAAAGACCGCTGGGTCATGTGCCTTGACCAGCTGGTGAAAGAGGGCAAGTGGACACTGGTCAGCGAGCAGAAATACCCCAACCATATCTTTCAGCTCGAGGGGCTGCGACTGATCCACAAAGTCGTAAAAACACTGCGTGGGCTGCAAGGAAATACTGCTGCTGATGGTTTGACAGTATAA